The following are encoded in a window of Arthrobacter antioxidans genomic DNA:
- a CDS encoding mechanosensitive ion channel family protein has protein sequence MEETLRSGLATVVEFVPKLVLFLVILIVGLIIAKVIAKALDKLLEKVGFDRAVERGGVKKALAQSKLDASDIVSKIVYYFLVLFVLQFAFGVFGPNPVSDLLAGIIAFLPKIIVAIVIVVIAAAIAAAVKSLIQNALGGLSYGKILANIASVFILGIGIIAALNQVEIATTVTTPILIAVLAAIVGVLVVGVGGGLIGPMSRRWEGYLNKAEEEAPKIKAHADAAPSAGQQLKGKAQQAKSQAGQAKQSTASGLEGAHRI, from the coding sequence ACCGAAACTCGTCCTGTTCCTCGTCATCCTCATCGTTGGCCTGATCATCGCGAAGGTCATCGCGAAGGCGTTGGACAAGCTCCTGGAAAAGGTCGGGTTCGACCGTGCGGTGGAGCGCGGCGGCGTGAAGAAGGCACTCGCCCAGTCCAAGCTCGATGCTAGCGACATCGTCTCGAAGATCGTCTACTACTTCCTGGTCCTGTTCGTGCTGCAGTTCGCGTTCGGTGTCTTCGGACCCAACCCGGTCAGCGACCTGCTCGCGGGCATCATCGCGTTCCTGCCGAAGATCATCGTCGCGATCGTCATCGTCGTCATCGCAGCGGCCATCGCCGCCGCCGTGAAGTCCCTCATCCAGAACGCGCTCGGCGGCCTGTCCTACGGCAAGATCCTCGCCAACATCGCTAGCGTCTTCATCCTCGGCATTGGCATCATCGCCGCGCTGAACCAGGTTGAGATCGCCACGACGGTCACCACCCCGATCCTGATCGCCGTCCTCGCTGCCATCGTCGGCGTCCTCGTCGTCGGTGTCGGTGGCGGACTCATCGGCCCGATGTCCCGCCGCTGGGAGGGCTACCTGAACAAGGCAGAAGAGGAAGCCCCGAAGATCAAGGCTCACGCCGATGCCGCCCCATCAGCCGGCCAGCAGCTCAAGGGCAAAGCCCAGCAGGCCAAGAGCCAGGCAGGCCAGGCGAAGCAGTCCACAGCCAGCGGCCTTGAGGGTGCCCACCGCATCTAG
- a CDS encoding DUF3040 domain-containing protein produces MPLSEEERLQLEALERSLMAEDPALARTFHQGRGSAHLSVRTVLPAVVAVVAAFAVVMAGVIGHLPVLGILGFILMIVGGAMTGPSHQLSVRSMRQPRTSEGVL; encoded by the coding sequence ATGCCATTGTCTGAAGAGGAACGCCTGCAGTTGGAGGCCCTGGAACGATCACTGATGGCCGAGGACCCGGCGCTGGCCCGCACCTTTCACCAGGGCAGGGGTTCTGCACATCTATCGGTACGCACCGTCCTACCTGCCGTCGTCGCCGTAGTTGCCGCGTTCGCGGTGGTGATGGCGGGAGTTATCGGCCACCTCCCGGTGCTCGGTATTCTCGGCTTCATCCTGATGATCGTCGGCGGCGCCATGACAGGCCCGTCACATCAGCTGAGCGTGCGCAGTATGCGACAGCCGCGCACCTCCGAAGGCGTCCTGTGA
- a CDS encoding CsbD family protein → MGLDDKIGNAAQKLGGQGKEATGHATGDENLKAEGQGDQAKGDLKQAGEKIKDAFKK, encoded by the coding sequence ATGGGACTCGATGACAAGATCGGCAATGCCGCACAGAAGCTCGGCGGGCAGGGCAAGGAAGCCACCGGCCACGCGACCGGAGACGAAAACCTGAAAGCCGAAGGCCAGGGCGACCAGGCCAAGGGTGACCTCAAGCAGGCCGGCGAAAAGATCAAGGACGCCTTCAAGAAGTAA
- the glsA gene encoding glutaminase A, with translation MTPDAGTYDLEDLRERVMQENGGSVDDSIPELAAADADQCALALALPDGTVRGTTQAESLFSVQSAVKPFLFALALLDTDGDALDLIGIEPTGEAFDAIKLESGSGRPPNPMVNAGALLTASLVDGSDVDERNERILRGLSAFAGRRLEVDEGVAHNEHLLGDRNHALAHLMRAEGTLHVGADDAVAVYARACAVLVDVKALAVMGATLACGGVNPVTEERVVPPAVARDVVSVMATCGVYDGSGRWMRGIGIPAKSSVSGAIVLSAPGRLGAAVMSPPLDEQGTSVRGRVASDLLSVELDLHAFGSATGGDRG, from the coding sequence ATGACACCGGACGCAGGAACCTATGACCTCGAGGATCTGCGGGAGCGGGTCATGCAAGAGAACGGCGGATCGGTGGACGACAGCATCCCCGAACTCGCCGCCGCGGATGCCGACCAATGCGCGCTGGCCCTGGCCCTGCCCGACGGGACGGTGCGCGGCACTACGCAGGCGGAGTCGCTGTTCAGCGTGCAGTCGGCGGTCAAACCGTTCCTGTTCGCCCTGGCCCTGCTGGACACGGACGGCGACGCCCTGGACCTCATCGGAATCGAACCGACCGGCGAAGCCTTCGACGCGATCAAGCTCGAGAGCGGCTCCGGCCGCCCACCCAACCCGATGGTCAACGCCGGAGCGCTGCTCACGGCATCGCTCGTCGACGGCAGCGATGTCGACGAGCGTAACGAGCGGATCCTCCGAGGTCTCTCCGCCTTCGCCGGGCGTCGGCTCGAAGTGGATGAAGGCGTCGCCCACAACGAGCACCTCCTCGGCGACCGCAACCACGCCCTCGCACACCTCATGCGGGCGGAGGGAACCCTGCACGTCGGTGCCGACGATGCCGTCGCCGTCTACGCTCGCGCCTGCGCCGTCCTGGTCGACGTGAAGGCCCTAGCGGTGATGGGGGCGACCCTCGCCTGCGGCGGAGTCAACCCGGTGACGGAGGAGCGCGTCGTCCCGCCGGCCGTGGCTCGCGACGTCGTCTCGGTCATGGCGACCTGCGGTGTGTATGACGGCTCAGGCCGTTGGATGCGTGGAATCGGCATCCCCGCGAAGTCCAGCGTCTCCGGGGCGATCGTGCTCTCCGCCCCCGGGCGGCTCGGTGCCGCGGTCATGAGCCCGCCTCTCGACGAGCAGGGGACGAGCGTGCGCGGGCGAGTCGCCTCCGACCTTCTGAGCGTCGAGCTCGATCTGCACGCCTTCGGCTCCGCGACCGGCGGCGACCGCGGGTAA
- a CDS encoding DNA/RNA non-specific endonuclease — protein sequence MDATLPTPQTVHTATTAALAGREGFDERFLGVPVPVPVLAGVETVLLPYTHFSVLMRPDKRLAAITALGIEGAKLMDLDRSGIQWRLDPRLPEDQQTGERVYTRNDIDRGHLVRRASAVWGDPRAEAATANENTFHYTNAAPQAAKFNQGLELWLGLESYLLENAADNGRRLIVFTGPIFSDVDPVYRGVEIPLRYFKVAVFLQDGSLAAIGYVVDQTPQLADLDDVPKPGAVGDGVPPLGPFRTFQVPIRDIAALTGLELDQLVGVDRMPIAAALPSVRVTSAWRELSRPECLDLDFDLND from the coding sequence ATGGACGCCACCCTGCCCACACCCCAGACCGTGCACACTGCCACGACCGCGGCCCTTGCCGGCCGTGAGGGCTTTGATGAGCGGTTCCTTGGCGTCCCGGTGCCCGTGCCGGTGCTGGCCGGCGTCGAGACGGTTCTGCTCCCGTACACGCACTTCTCTGTGTTGATGCGGCCGGATAAGCGCCTGGCGGCGATCACGGCGCTCGGGATCGAGGGTGCGAAGCTCATGGACCTCGACCGCTCCGGGATTCAGTGGCGGTTGGATCCGCGGTTGCCCGAGGACCAGCAGACGGGGGAGCGGGTCTACACGCGCAACGACATCGACCGCGGACATCTCGTGCGTCGGGCATCAGCGGTCTGGGGTGACCCCCGGGCTGAGGCAGCGACTGCGAACGAGAACACGTTCCATTACACGAACGCTGCCCCGCAGGCCGCGAAGTTCAACCAGGGCCTCGAGCTCTGGTTGGGTCTGGAGTCCTACCTGCTCGAGAACGCCGCCGACAATGGGCGGCGCCTAATTGTGTTCACGGGTCCGATCTTCAGCGACGTCGACCCCGTGTACCGGGGCGTGGAGATCCCGTTGCGGTACTTCAAGGTCGCCGTGTTCCTGCAGGATGGTTCACTGGCCGCGATTGGGTACGTCGTGGATCAGACACCGCAGCTGGCTGACCTCGACGACGTGCCGAAGCCCGGCGCTGTTGGGGATGGCGTACCACCGTTGGGGCCGTTCCGGACGTTCCAGGTGCCGATCCGCGACATCGCCGCGCTCACCGGGCTCGAGCTTGACCAGCTGGTCGGGGTTGATCGGATGCCGATCGCTGCGGCCCTGCCGAGTGTGCGCGTGACCTCGGCCTGGCGGGAGCTTTCCCGCCCTGAGTGCCTTGACCTGGATTTCGACCTCAACGACTGA
- a CDS encoding MerR family transcriptional regulator, with amino-acid sequence MHPFPTPPRQVPIGDAAAFVGITPRAIRHYHQLGLLPERERGSDGRRRYGYAEIIRLLWIRRMADAGIALDDIHDAFDGAAPGGADSEDGGDEVAGVLARLEDTLAAQEAELRSRRALVQRMRTLGSRLGLLDDLVSGRLEGAPEGSLREDDLDVLLVTERIFGPLGAVMQAGRFLALALNPGLRSESDRVDAAEEALDDTVAVDDPRVAQVAAERHAFETTLMRVIEESGQLEEDDAIFNAWDELHPPEDADAAPSPNPAEGSSVRSAAHVIRSMPYDFSPARLRCMELAVQLGASAAPAP; translated from the coding sequence ATGCACCCGTTCCCGACCCCGCCCCGTCAGGTCCCGATCGGCGACGCCGCGGCGTTCGTCGGCATCACTCCCCGGGCGATCCGCCACTACCACCAGCTCGGCCTGCTCCCCGAGCGCGAGCGGGGCAGCGACGGCCGCCGCCGGTACGGCTACGCGGAAATCATCCGGCTGCTCTGGATCCGCCGCATGGCCGACGCCGGGATCGCCCTCGACGACATCCACGACGCGTTCGACGGCGCCGCACCAGGCGGCGCCGATAGTGAGGACGGCGGGGACGAGGTCGCAGGCGTCCTCGCACGGCTGGAGGACACCCTCGCTGCACAGGAGGCCGAGCTGCGATCAAGGCGGGCCTTGGTGCAGCGTATGCGGACTCTCGGCAGTCGGCTGGGACTGCTCGACGATCTCGTTTCCGGCCGCCTCGAGGGCGCGCCCGAGGGCTCGCTGCGTGAGGATGACCTGGACGTCCTGCTGGTTACCGAGCGGATCTTCGGTCCGCTCGGCGCCGTCATGCAGGCGGGCCGCTTCCTCGCCCTGGCGCTCAATCCCGGGCTGCGCTCCGAGTCCGACCGCGTCGACGCCGCCGAGGAGGCCCTCGACGACACGGTCGCCGTCGACGACCCCCGGGTGGCGCAGGTGGCGGCCGAACGGCACGCCTTCGAGACCACGCTGATGCGTGTCATCGAGGAGTCCGGTCAACTCGAAGAGGACGACGCCATCTTCAACGCCTGGGACGAGCTGCATCCGCCCGAGGATGCCGACGCGGCGCCCAGCCCCAACCCGGCAGAGGGCTCCAGCGTCAGGAGCGCAGCGCACGTCATCCGAAGCATGCCCTACGACTTCTCCCCGGCCCGCCTGCGCTGCATGGAGTTGGCCGTGCAACTGGGCGCGTCGGCGGCACCGGCGCCCTGA